The following coding sequences lie in one Manis pentadactyla isolate mManPen7 chromosome Y, mManPen7.hap1, whole genome shotgun sequence genomic window:
- the LOC130682162 gene encoding ATP-dependent RNA helicase DDX3X-like, with translation MGEIIMGNIELTCYTRPTPVQKHAIPIIKEKRDLMACAQTGSGKTAAFLLPILSQIYADGPGEALRAVKENGRYGRRKQYPVSLVLAPTRELAVQIYEEARKFSYRSRVRPCVVYGGADIGQQIRDLERGCHLLVATPGRLLDMMERGKIGLDFCKYVVLDEADRMLDMGFEPQIRRIVEQGSMPRKGIRHTMMFSATFPKGIQWLAHDFLDDYIFLTVGRVGSTSESITQKVVWVEESDKRSFLLDLLNAAGKDSLTLVFVQTKKRASSLEDFLSCEGYACTSIHGDRSQRDREEALHQFRSGKSPILVATSVAARGLDISNVKHVINFDLPSDIEEYVHRIGRTGRVGNLGLATSFFNERNRNITKDLLDLLVEAKQEVPSWLGNMAHEHHCKGSSHGHSKSRFSGGFGARDYQQSRVSTSSAFSSSHASSSHSGGGGDSSSRGFGGAGYGGFYTSDGHGGNYSFQGVSCWGN, from the exons ATGGGAGAAATTATCATGGGGAACATTGAGCTTACTTGTTACACTCGTCCAACTCCAGTGCAAAAGCATGCCATTcccattataaaagaaaaaagagacttgATGGCTTGTGCCCAAACAG GCTCTGGAAAAACAGCAGCATTTCTCTTACCCATCTTAAGTCAGATTTATGCAGATGGTCCAGGCGAGGCTTTGAGGGCTGTGAAG gAAAATGGAAGGTATGGACGCCGTAAACAATACCCAGTTTCCTTAGTTTTAGCTCCTACAAGAGAACTGGCTGTACAGATCTATGAGGAAGCCAGAAAA TTTTCATACCGGTCTAGAGTTCGACCTTGTGTGGTTTATGGTGGTGCTGATATTGGTCAGCAGATTCGAGATTTAGAACGTGGGTGTCACTTGTTAGTTGCCACTCCAGGGCGTCTACTGGATATGATGGAAAGAGGAAAAATTGGATTAGACTTCTGCAA ATACGTAGTGTTGGACGAAGCTGATAGAATGCTGGATATGGGATTTGAACCTCAGATACGTCGTATAGTTGAACAAGGCAGTATGCCACGGAAGGGTATTCGCCACACCATGATGTTCAGTGCTACCTTTCCTAAGGGAATACAG tgGCTTGCTCATGATTTCTTGGATGATTATATCTTCCTGACGGTAGGCAGAGTTGGCTCTACGTCTGAAAGCATCACGCAGAAGGTAGTTTGGGTGGAAGAGTCAGACAAACGGTCATTTTTGCTTGACCTCTTAAATGCAGCAG GGAAGGATTCACTGACGTTAGTGTTCGTGCAGACCAAGAAGCGTGCCAGTTCTCTCGAGGATTTCTTATCCTGTGAAGGATATGCTTGTACCAGTATTCATGGAGATCGATCACAGAGGGATAGAGAGGAGGCCCTTCACCAGTTCCGTTCAGGAAAAAGCCCGATTCTAGTGGCTACATCC GTGGCAGCAAGAGGATTAGACATTTCAAATGTGAAACATGTAATCAATTTTGACTTGCCAAGTGATATTGAAGAATATGTACATCGGATTGGTCGTACAGGACGTGTAGGAAACCTTG GCCTTGCCACCTCATtctttaatgaaagaaatagaaatatcacAAAGGATTTGTTGGATCTACTTGTTGAAGCTAAACAAGAAGTGCCATCTTGGTTGGGAAACATGGCTCATGAACACCACTGTAAGGGCAGCAGTCATGGACATTCTAAGAG TAGATTCAGTGGAGGATTTGGTGCCAGAGACTATCAACAAAGTAGAGTTTCCACCAGTTCTGCCTTTAGTAGTAGTCATGCAAGCAGCAGCCACAGTGGTGGAGGTGGTGACAGCAGCAGCAGAGGATTTGGTGGAG CTGGTTATGGAGGCTTCTACACTAGTGATGGACATGGAGGAAATTACAGCTTCCAGGGTGTCAGCTGCTGGGGCAATTGA